In Gossypium arboreum isolate Shixiya-1 chromosome 5, ASM2569848v2, whole genome shotgun sequence, a single genomic region encodes these proteins:
- the LOC108453494 gene encoding protein disulfide-isomerase, with product MGRIVSVWLAFFVIACSLTAISAEESGESKEFVLTLDQSNFTDTVSKQDFIVVEFYAPWCGHCKNLAPEYEKAASILSKHDPPILLAKVDANEESNKDLANEYEVRGFPTLKILRNGGKNVQEYKGPREADGIVEYLKKQSGPASADIKSAEDASNFIDEKKIVIVGVFPKFSGQEFDNYMALAEKLRSDYEFGHTLDAKYLPRGESSVTGPVVRLFKPFDELFVDFKDFNVEALEKFVEESSIPLVTLFNNDPSNHRFIIKFYNSPLAKAMLFANLSNEGVDSLKSKFREVAEQYKGQGIGFLLGDLEASQAAFQYFGVQESQVPLIIILENDGKKYLKPNLEADHIAPWVKDYKEGKVPPYVKSEPIPVENNEPVKVVVADTLDDMVLKSGKNVLLEFYAPWCGHCQKLAPILEEVAIHYEKDASVLIAKLDATANDIVDPNFDVRGYPTVYFRSADGNISAYEGERTKEDIIDFIEKNREKTAHQEALKDEL from the exons ATGGGGAGAATCGTTTCAGTTTGGCTTGCTTTTTTTGTCATCGCATGCTCTCTAACGGCGATCTCAGCTGAAGAGAGCGGCGAATCGAAGGAGTTTGTCTTGACTTTGGATCAATCTAATTTCACTGACACCGTTAGTAAGCAAGATTTCATAGTCGTCGAATTTTACGCTCCTTG GTGCGGACACTGTAAGAATCTTGCTCCAGAG TATGAGAAAGCAGCATCTATATTGAGTAAACATGATCCTCCGATCCTTCTAGCTAAAGTTGATGCCAATGAGGAATCAAATAAAGATTTAGCAAATGAATATGAAGTCAGGGGTTTCCCGACtcttaaaattttgagaaatggAGGAAAGAATGTTCAAGAATACAAAGGTCCACGTGAAGCTGATGGTATTGTGGAATATTTGAAGAAACAAAGTGGTCCTGCTTCTGCTGATATCAAGTCTGCTGAAGATGCCAGTAATTTTATTGATGAAAAGAAGATAGTAATT GTTGGGGTGTTCCCCAAATTCTCCGGTCAAGAGTTTGACAACTATATGGCTCTTGCTGAGAAATTGCGTTCTGATTATGAATTTGGTCATACTTTGGATGCTAAGTACCTTCCCCGTGGCGAGTCATCAGTGACTGGCCCTGTCGTCAGACTTTTCAAGCCTTTTGATGAACTCTTTGTTGACTTCAAG GATTTTAATGTGGAAGCTCTagagaagtttgttgaagaatctAGCATTCCTCTTGTGACTCTCTTTAACAATGACCCAAGCAATCACCGCTTCATTATCAAATTCTATAACAGTCCCCTTGCGAAG GCTATGTTGTTTGCAAATTTGAGCAATGAAGGAGTTGATTCCTTAAAATCTAAATTTCGTGAAGTTGCTGAGCAATACAAAGGACAGGGTATCGGTTTCCTTTTGGGAGATCTTGAGGCTAGTCAAGCTGCCTTCCAG TATTTTGGAGTTCAAGAAAGCCAAGTACCTCTCATCATCATTCTGGAGAATGATGGGAAGAAGTATTTGAAGCCAAACTTGGAGGCTGATCACATTGCACCATGGGTAAAGGATTACAAG GAAGGAAAAGTTCCACCGTATGTAAAATCTGAACCTATTCCGGTGGAAAATAATGAACCTGTGAAAGTGGTGGTTGCTGACACCCTTGATGACATGGTTCTCAAATCAGGAAAAAATG TTCTGCTTGAGTTTTATGCCCCCTGGTGCGGACATTGCCAGAAATTGGCACCAATATTGGAGGAAGTTGCTATCCACTATGAAAAAGATGCTAGTGTTTTGATTGCAAAACTT GATGCAACTGCAAATGATATCGTGGATCCAAACTTTGATGTTAGAGGCTACCCAACTGTTTACTTTAGATCAGCAGACGGAAACATAAGTGCATACGAAGGTGAGAGGACAAAGGAAGACATCATTGACTTCATTGAGAAGAACAGGGAAAAAACTGCTCATCAAGAGGCATTAAAAGATGAGCTCTGA